Proteins encoded in a region of the Cyanobium sp. AMD-g genome:
- a CDS encoding type II CAAX prenyl endopeptidase Rce1 family protein, with amino-acid sequence MFPLPLPELRRRPQHLRRWPAFLLAIAALALLFLPLARAALAQPGPPPPTSYDLAWRAPFNRPAHYPLERRPDPALYRPHGDWFGRLILPPAAAMAQGGEDWVWLEVEQAPAGHDDLIGRRLRLGWLDDPKLQALVGNVRTPVLLGAEARLAAQQGNVVPTRLNGRADVGPLQSLAGAHPHDDITVALEAVQLERRDGEPVLRIGRPPLQSTGRWVGLVQLRSRDPAEPERFRVQHYDRLRGGFSGAIETVRLPRQPPDRHGRRFFDPEGLLETPAGADGWYLYGAPDSAGTFTAQALEPRRLTSLASDQLLRGTTAGLDHISRVNWSADQTRRGRVNRVDLLPGGAQTPWQPGDRSLVIHNFGGIGGPDGEPISGFTVTGHFAFGAARVVIDPFTGQPRFELRYHQIYANNPNGIVSGSQDWSAYTGNLQRGWLGTRPISDVLVRTEPVLLEELAIQAEVLMARYRSGDGSGVSLVSPAISCVQDSSQALWIAIDQLRRRRRELDGRDLPRLASLAQSLNALLTPFGMVREDWRHNASLMDNPGDGQDRFQTSRSLWDGVLSWRSMLPRRAHDEMAGVFLRHGDRLRLVRTNQLPGVDERLAPLAPTQLLGQLPLVGVVLPRLMDAYFAPLTGRGLALGALLLGAYAAVALALGRGTGFLSAQRPRLRPMVVVRQAIVLLLTPSLIEETLFRAALMPHPLEGLGVWNSLAWGALSVGLFVAWHPLAGRLWYPQGRHLFDDGRFLLLASLMGVVCVIAYLATGSIWPPVLIHWLVVLIWLELLGGRRRLGQGIQG; translated from the coding sequence TTGTTTCCCCTGCCACTGCCAGAGCTGAGGCGGCGTCCCCAGCACCTCCGCCGCTGGCCTGCCTTCCTGCTGGCCATCGCCGCCCTGGCGCTGCTGTTCCTGCCCCTGGCCAGGGCCGCCCTGGCCCAGCCGGGGCCGCCACCCCCCACCAGCTATGACCTGGCCTGGCGCGCCCCCTTCAACCGTCCGGCGCACTACCCCTTGGAGCGTCGGCCGGACCCGGCCCTTTACCGCCCCCACGGCGACTGGTTTGGGCGGCTGATTCTCCCCCCTGCCGCCGCCATGGCCCAGGGCGGCGAAGACTGGGTGTGGCTGGAGGTGGAGCAGGCCCCGGCCGGCCATGACGACCTGATCGGCCGGCGTCTGCGTCTGGGCTGGCTGGACGACCCGAAGCTGCAAGCCCTGGTGGGCAACGTGCGAACGCCGGTGCTGCTCGGGGCCGAGGCCCGCCTGGCGGCCCAGCAGGGCAATGTGGTTCCCACCCGGCTCAACGGCCGCGCTGACGTGGGGCCGCTGCAGTCCCTGGCCGGAGCCCACCCCCACGACGACATCACCGTGGCGCTGGAGGCGGTGCAGCTCGAGCGGCGGGACGGGGAGCCCGTGTTGCGCATCGGCCGTCCGCCGCTGCAGAGCACCGGCCGCTGGGTGGGCCTGGTGCAGCTGCGCTCCCGTGATCCTGCCGAGCCTGAGCGTTTCCGGGTGCAGCATTACGACCGGCTCCGGGGCGGCTTCAGCGGCGCCATCGAGACCGTCAGGCTGCCCCGCCAGCCACCCGATCGCCACGGCCGGCGCTTCTTCGATCCGGAGGGGCTGCTGGAGACGCCTGCGGGCGCCGACGGCTGGTACCTCTACGGAGCCCCGGATAGCGCCGGCACCTTCACGGCCCAGGCCCTGGAGCCCCGCCGGCTCACCTCCCTGGCGAGCGACCAGCTCCTGCGGGGCACCACCGCCGGGCTGGACCACATCAGCCGGGTCAACTGGAGTGCCGACCAGACCCGCCGCGGCCGCGTCAACCGGGTCGACCTGCTCCCCGGTGGTGCCCAGACCCCGTGGCAGCCCGGCGACCGCTCCCTGGTGATCCACAACTTCGGTGGCATCGGTGGCCCCGACGGCGAGCCGATCAGCGGTTTCACGGTCACGGGCCATTTCGCCTTCGGCGCCGCCCGGGTGGTGATCGACCCCTTCACGGGCCAGCCCCGTTTCGAGTTGCGCTACCACCAGATCTACGCCAACAACCCCAACGGCATCGTCTCCGGCAGCCAGGACTGGAGTGCCTACACCGGCAACCTCCAACGCGGCTGGCTGGGTACCCGTCCGATCTCCGACGTGCTGGTGCGCACCGAGCCGGTGCTGCTGGAGGAACTGGCGATCCAGGCGGAGGTGCTGATGGCCCGCTACCGCAGCGGCGACGGCAGCGGAGTGTCCCTGGTCAGTCCGGCCATCTCCTGCGTGCAGGATTCCAGCCAGGCCCTCTGGATCGCCATCGACCAGCTGCGCCGCCGTCGCCGGGAGCTGGACGGCCGGGACCTGCCCCGGCTGGCGTCGCTGGCGCAGTCCCTCAATGCCCTGCTGACCCCCTTCGGCATGGTGCGCGAGGACTGGCGCCACAACGCCTCGCTCATGGACAACCCTGGCGATGGCCAGGACCGGTTCCAGACCAGCCGCAGCCTGTGGGACGGGGTGCTCAGCTGGCGCTCCATGCTGCCCCGCCGGGCCCACGATGAGATGGCCGGGGTGTTCCTGCGCCATGGCGACCGCCTGCGTCTGGTGCGCACCAACCAACTTCCCGGGGTCGACGAGCGCCTGGCCCCCCTGGCTCCAACCCAGTTGCTGGGCCAGTTGCCCCTGGTGGGGGTGGTCCTGCCCCGACTGATGGATGCCTACTTCGCCCCCCTGACGGGTCGCGGGCTGGCCTTGGGCGCCCTGCTGCTGGGGGCCTATGCCGCCGTCGCCCTGGCCCTGGGCCGTGGCACGGGATTCCTGTCGGCGCAGCGGCCGAGGCTACGTCCCATGGTGGTGGTGCGTCAGGCGATCGTGCTGCTGCTGACCCCTTCCCTGATCGAAGAAACCCTGTTCCGTGCGGCCCTGATGCCGCACCCGCTCGAAGGTCTTGGCGTCTGGAACAGCCTCGCCTGGGGGGCTCTGAGTGTGGGGTTGTTCGTGGCCTGGCATCCCCTGGCCGGCAGGCTCTGGTATCCCCAGGGACGGCACCTGTTCGATGACGGGCGCTTTCTGCTTCTGGCCAGTTTGATGGGAGTGGTTTGCGTGATCGCTTACCTCGCCACCGGCTCGATCTGGCCGCCGGTGCTGATCCACTGGCTGGTGGTGCTGATCTGGCTGGAGCTGCTGGGGGGCCGACGGCGGCTTGGCCAGGGGATTCAGGGGTAA
- a CDS encoding rhomboid family intramembrane serine protease gives MAGSLAQRLDRSLSHLKGVAVLPLLILAVPWVQEIIDQLVFGGRWNLPMVPGGAFLGVLTAPFSHGGFGHLISNSLWFLPLSWLVLAKSRGDYLAVWLGVYATAIPVWLFWHQASHGLSGVIYGLLGYLLLIGWLERRPLSILLSLTALFAYGGALPSLLPFLSPPGVSWIGHASGFAGGLLAALAIHREGGS, from the coding sequence ATGGCCGGATCTCTTGCCCAGCGGCTCGACCGCAGCCTGTCCCACCTCAAGGGTGTGGCCGTGCTGCCCCTGTTGATCCTGGCGGTGCCCTGGGTCCAGGAGATCATCGACCAGCTGGTCTTCGGGGGGCGCTGGAACCTTCCGATGGTGCCGGGGGGGGCCTTCCTCGGCGTGCTGACAGCCCCTTTCAGCCATGGCGGTTTCGGGCACCTGATCAGCAACAGCCTCTGGTTCCTGCCCCTCTCCTGGCTGGTGCTGGCCAAGAGCCGCGGCGACTATCTGGCCGTGTGGCTGGGGGTCTACGCCACGGCCATTCCGGTCTGGCTGTTCTGGCATCAGGCCAGCCATGGCCTGTCAGGGGTGATCTACGGACTGCTGGGCTACCTGCTGCTGATCGGCTGGCTGGAGCGTCGCCCACTTTCCATCCTGTTGTCGCTCACGGCCCTGTTCGCCTACGGGGGGGCCCTGCCCAGCCTGTTGCCCTTCCTGAGTCCCCCGGGGGTGAGCTGGATCGGGCACGCCTCCGGTTTCGCCGGGGGGCTGCTGGCCGCACTGGCGATCCACCGCGAGGGGGGGAGCTAG
- a CDS encoding malate transporter: MLRFLLELVPALGIGLLLGLRFPGLPGRLAPPLMTWGIPISLVALLLRAGFQANLLTAALMAAAASGLGLLLLRLPALRRRIPNGSLQLGCIVGNTAYWGLPVGLALLPAEAIGFTIAFDLMATLITWSLGPLLVDQRAGSLRQQLRVLATSPAIRGLGLAMVVHQTPWSATLAQWLWWPARLVVLVALAMVGMRLALVLRRRHPSPECPPGLGVALAGKLLALPLAMLLLASLLGLPSLLRDAVVLQAAAPTAVSVLLLTEAAGVGLQESAFAKQQGAAEAVAALVLWSTALALVSVPLWWLLLRGPLRG; this comes from the coding sequence GTGCTGCGCTTCCTGCTCGAACTGGTGCCGGCCCTGGGGATCGGATTGTTGCTGGGGCTCCGGTTCCCTGGGCTGCCGGGGAGGCTGGCCCCACCCCTGATGACATGGGGCATCCCGATCAGCCTGGTGGCCCTGCTGCTGCGCGCGGGCTTCCAGGCCAACCTGCTCACGGCGGCGCTGATGGCCGCCGCCGCCTCGGGACTGGGGCTGCTGCTGCTGCGCCTGCCGGCCCTGCGCCGGCGGATTCCCAACGGCAGCCTGCAACTGGGCTGCATCGTGGGCAACACGGCCTACTGGGGACTTCCTGTGGGCCTGGCCCTGCTCCCGGCCGAGGCCATCGGCTTCACGATCGCTTTCGATCTGATGGCCACCCTGATCACCTGGAGCCTCGGTCCGCTGCTGGTCGACCAGCGCGCCGGCAGCCTCCGCCAGCAGCTGCGGGTCCTGGCCACCAGCCCGGCCATCCGGGGTCTGGGGCTCGCCATGGTGGTGCACCAGACCCCCTGGAGCGCCACGCTGGCCCAGTGGCTGTGGTGGCCCGCACGCCTGGTGGTGCTGGTGGCCCTGGCGATGGTCGGGATGCGGCTGGCTCTGGTGCTGCGGCGTCGCCATCCGAGCCCTGAGTGCCCCCCCGGGCTGGGGGTGGCCCTGGCGGGCAAGCTGCTGGCGTTGCCCCTGGCCATGCTGCTGCTGGCCAGCCTGCTGGGATTGCCGTCCCTGCTGCGGGATGCGGTGGTGCTGCAGGCGGCGGCACCCACCGCCGTCTCGGTGCTGCTGTTGACGGAAGCGGCCGGCGTGGGGCTTCAGGAGAGTGCCTTTGCCAAGCAGCAGGGGGCGGCGGAAGCGGTGGCGGCTCTGGTGCTGTGGAGCACAGCCCTGGCCCTGGTCTCGGTTCCGCTGTGGTGGCTGCTGCTGCGCGGTCCGCTGAGGGGCTAG
- a CDS encoding prohibitin family protein has protein sequence MQSPMRSGADNGFGGLWQLIFAAVLGGLVLLTQTVFIVPAGSVAVVTTLGKVTGAPRQPGANFKVPLAQNTSLFDVRTQVRPEQFSTLTKDLQVIQATATVKYAMKPAEAGRIYETIATDDQQIYPRVIQPSLLKALKSVFSQYELVTIATEWNSISELVQEKVAEELRKFDYVTVQGLDLTGLQIAEEYRAAIEQKQIAEQQLLRAQTEVLIAEQEAKRYQTLNSSLDDQVLYKLFLDKWDGQTSVVPALPGAAGGGNPVIVNGRR, from the coding sequence ATGCAATCCCCCATGCGCTCCGGCGCAGATAACGGCTTCGGCGGCCTCTGGCAGCTGATCTTCGCCGCCGTGCTGGGAGGACTGGTGCTGCTCACCCAGACGGTGTTCATCGTGCCGGCGGGCAGCGTCGCCGTGGTCACGACCCTCGGCAAGGTCACGGGCGCGCCCCGGCAGCCGGGGGCCAACTTCAAGGTCCCTCTGGCCCAGAACACCTCCCTCTTCGATGTGCGCACCCAGGTGCGGCCGGAGCAGTTCTCCACCCTCACCAAGGACCTGCAGGTGATCCAGGCCACCGCGACGGTGAAGTACGCCATGAAGCCCGCCGAGGCGGGTCGCATCTACGAAACGATCGCCACCGACGACCAGCAGATCTATCCGCGGGTGATCCAGCCGTCCCTGCTGAAGGCCCTCAAGTCGGTGTTCTCCCAGTACGAACTGGTGACCATCGCCACCGAGTGGAACTCCATCTCGGAACTGGTGCAGGAGAAGGTGGCTGAAGAGCTGCGCAAATTCGACTACGTGACCGTCCAGGGCCTGGATCTCACCGGCCTGCAGATCGCCGAGGAGTATCGCGCCGCGATCGAGCAGAAGCAGATCGCCGAACAGCAACTGCTGCGGGCCCAGACAGAGGTTCTGATCGCCGAGCAGGAGGCCAAGCGGTACCAGACCCTCAATTCCAGCCTCGACGACCAGGTGCTCTACAAGCTGTTCCTGGATAAGTGGGACGGTCAGACGTCGGTGGTGCCCGCCCTGCCAGGGGCGGCAGGGGGCGGCAACCCGGTGATTGTCAACGGTCGCCGCTGA
- a CDS encoding isopenicillin N synthase family oxygenase — MADAILDVDLLAFERGSQRAREAVVDGVRRSLATGFVYTNSDLPVDLLDSAYGLLRRFFALEAGAKRRFRAPGANGQTGYTELLVETAAGSAHPDWKEMLNWSAPLPLGHPLRRRFPELYPEQVLPEAAVPGITALLAEFHRAIADLQRRFLRVIALGMGCAEDFFEEMVSEAPTLTRALRYPPMAQAPAQGHLWAAAHGDINLITALPRATGPGLQVRVAGEWLEAAPPEGRVIINTGLMLERLSNGRIPTGWHRVMAPAGATDERHSVVQFCHARPWTILAPVPSCCGPDHPQRYSAIRAADALEEVLYRINLLENGVATGAENG, encoded by the coding sequence ATGGCTGACGCCATTCTCGACGTGGACCTGCTGGCCTTCGAGCGGGGCAGCCAACGGGCCAGGGAGGCCGTGGTCGATGGCGTCAGACGCAGTCTGGCCACCGGCTTCGTCTACACCAACAGCGATCTCCCCGTCGATCTGCTGGATTCCGCGTACGGCCTCCTGAGGCGGTTCTTCGCCCTGGAGGCTGGGGCCAAGCGGCGTTTCCGCGCCCCGGGCGCCAACGGCCAGACCGGCTACACAGAGTTGCTGGTGGAAACCGCCGCCGGCAGCGCACATCCTGACTGGAAGGAGATGCTGAACTGGTCGGCCCCGTTGCCGCTGGGCCATCCCCTGCGGCGCCGGTTCCCGGAGCTCTATCCCGAGCAGGTCCTGCCGGAGGCGGCCGTGCCCGGCATCACGGCCCTGCTGGCCGAGTTCCACCGGGCGATCGCCGATCTGCAACGGCGTTTCCTGCGGGTGATCGCCCTGGGCATGGGCTGCGCGGAAGACTTCTTCGAGGAGATGGTGTCTGAGGCCCCCACTCTCACCCGGGCCCTGCGTTACCCGCCCATGGCCCAGGCCCCGGCGCAGGGCCATCTCTGGGCGGCGGCCCATGGGGACATCAACCTGATCACCGCCCTGCCGCGGGCCACGGGACCCGGCCTGCAGGTGCGGGTGGCTGGGGAATGGCTGGAGGCTGCCCCGCCGGAGGGGCGGGTGATCATCAACACGGGGCTGATGCTGGAGCGCCTCTCCAACGGCCGCATCCCCACCGGCTGGCACCGGGTGATGGCGCCGGCAGGGGCCACCGATGAGCGCCACAGCGTTGTCCAGTTCTGCCATGCCAGGCCCTGGACAATCCTGGCTCCGGTGCCGTCCTGTTGCGGGCCCGACCACCCCCAGCGCTACAGCGCCATCCGTGCCGCGGATGCCCTCGAGGAGGTCCTCTACCGCATCAATCTTCTGGAGAACGGGGTGGCTACTGGTGCAGAGAACGGCTGA
- a CDS encoding chlorophyll a/b-binding protein, whose protein sequence is MGEGSKEGGEQAFLYEPIERFGEGLTTSRPWNLGALTGVERLNGRAAMLGFAAALIGEQLTGQGVIGQLALMLRWLLG, encoded by the coding sequence ATGGGCGAAGGCAGCAAGGAAGGCGGCGAACAGGCGTTTCTCTATGAGCCCATCGAACGCTTCGGGGAAGGGCTGACCACCTCCCGTCCCTGGAACCTCGGTGCGCTGACGGGGGTGGAACGGCTGAACGGACGGGCGGCGATGCTGGGCTTTGCGGCGGCCCTGATCGGTGAGCAGCTCACCGGTCAGGGCGTCATTGGTCAGCTGGCCCTGATGCTGCGCTGGCTGCTGGGCTAG
- a CDS encoding HAD family hydrolase: MTMDAKSHSLYILMISIHGLIRGKDLELGRDADTGGQTKYVVELTKALARQASVGQVDLVTRCVRDAGVSADYARPTEVLHPKARLIRITAGPDVYIPKEELWCHLDTFTDELFGWLHRQPRLPDVLHSHYADAGYVGVRLSHLTGLPLIHTGHSLGRDKVRRLLALGLSVEEIQQRYRMSERISAEEEVLNSANLVITSTHNEIEEQYELYDCYTPDKMLVIPPGTDLNQFHPPTVGDGPVAFASTLRKHLREPEKPMILALSRPDQRKNIVSLLDAYGKSRRLQSMANLVIVAGNRNDIRELSEGAQAVLTELLLVIDCYELNGLVALPKHHSSSDVADIYRLAAFSKGVFVNPALTEPFGLTLLEAAASGLPLVATEVGGPVDIIGNCKNGLLIDPLDEDSIADALLQILEDRELWSTLSANGLKNVARFYSWEAHAKRYLESLQTLVFQSRVVSRPAPLSKAPTVQTRTCALFTAIDNTLLGDSQALAKFVKLMREQHRRVLFGIATGRRLNSVLKILKVHSIPIPDVLITSLGTEIYTPPQLTTDISWTHHIDHLWTPQVIKRLMDPLPGLTLQPKEHQSRFKLSYFYDGQLAPSMDEILTLLRQHELSAHTSLSFGYFLDFVPARASKGQALRYVANKWKIPLERVLVNGGSRGDEDMLRGQTLGVVVDSGFREELAQLSDSERVYFSLGSHASGILEAIEHYDFL, from the coding sequence ATGACGATGGATGCCAAGAGCCATTCTCTCTATATTTTGATGATCAGCATTCATGGCCTGATCCGTGGAAAGGATCTTGAGCTGGGACGAGATGCTGATACCGGTGGCCAGACGAAATACGTGGTGGAGTTAACCAAGGCCTTGGCTCGCCAGGCCTCTGTTGGGCAGGTCGATCTCGTCACCCGATGTGTACGTGATGCTGGCGTCTCGGCGGACTATGCAAGGCCGACGGAGGTGCTGCATCCCAAGGCACGCCTCATTCGCATCACGGCTGGACCAGACGTCTACATTCCCAAAGAAGAGCTCTGGTGCCACCTCGATACCTTCACCGATGAGCTGTTTGGTTGGCTCCATCGCCAGCCCCGGCTGCCGGATGTGCTGCACAGCCACTACGCCGATGCCGGCTATGTGGGCGTTCGCCTCTCCCACCTCACGGGATTGCCTCTCATCCACACCGGCCACTCCCTCGGTCGGGACAAGGTCCGCCGGCTGCTTGCCCTCGGCTTGTCCGTCGAAGAGATCCAGCAGCGCTACAGGATGTCCGAGCGGATCAGTGCGGAAGAGGAGGTGTTGAACAGTGCCAATCTTGTGATCACGAGCACACATAATGAAATCGAAGAACAATACGAGTTGTATGACTGCTACACACCAGACAAAATGTTGGTCATCCCACCGGGAACCGATCTGAATCAGTTCCATCCTCCCACCGTCGGAGATGGGCCGGTCGCCTTTGCCAGCACACTCAGAAAGCATCTCAGAGAGCCTGAAAAGCCAATGATCTTGGCACTTTCGCGGCCGGACCAACGCAAGAATATCGTCTCACTTCTGGACGCCTACGGGAAGTCAAGGCGTCTTCAGAGCATGGCCAATCTTGTGATAGTGGCGGGTAATCGAAACGACATACGCGAGCTCAGTGAGGGCGCTCAGGCTGTCCTGACAGAGCTGCTGCTTGTCATTGATTGCTATGAGTTGAACGGCCTTGTGGCTTTGCCAAAGCACCATTCCTCCAGTGACGTGGCGGACATTTATCGCTTGGCAGCTTTTTCGAAAGGTGTGTTTGTCAATCCTGCCCTTACCGAGCCCTTCGGGCTGACTCTGCTTGAAGCGGCGGCCAGTGGACTGCCACTCGTGGCGACGGAGGTCGGTGGGCCGGTGGACATCATCGGCAACTGTAAGAATGGGCTCCTGATTGATCCCCTTGATGAGGATTCCATCGCCGATGCCCTGCTTCAAATTCTGGAAGATCGGGAGCTTTGGTCAACGTTGTCAGCCAATGGACTGAAGAATGTCGCCAGGTTCTATTCCTGGGAAGCCCATGCCAAACGGTATCTCGAGAGCCTGCAGACTCTGGTGTTTCAGAGTCGGGTGGTTTCCCGACCGGCTCCCCTCTCCAAGGCGCCGACTGTCCAGACACGAACCTGCGCTCTCTTCACGGCGATCGATAACACGCTGCTTGGCGACTCCCAGGCCCTTGCTAAGTTCGTCAAGCTGATGCGGGAGCAGCATCGCAGGGTGCTCTTTGGCATTGCCACTGGCCGTCGGCTGAACTCGGTTCTCAAGATTCTGAAGGTTCATTCCATCCCGATACCAGATGTGCTGATCACCAGCCTAGGGACGGAGATCTACACCCCACCCCAGCTGACGACAGACATCTCCTGGACGCATCACATCGACCATCTGTGGACCCCGCAGGTGATCAAGCGGTTGATGGATCCATTGCCGGGATTGACCCTGCAGCCCAAGGAACATCAGAGCCGCTTCAAGCTGTCCTACTTCTACGATGGGCAGCTCGCTCCTTCCATGGATGAGATTCTCACGCTGTTGCGCCAGCACGAGCTTTCCGCCCATACCAGCCTCTCCTTCGGGTACTTTCTAGACTTCGTCCCCGCCCGTGCCTCCAAAGGGCAGGCCCTGCGCTATGTCGCCAACAAGTGGAAGATCCCCCTGGAGCGTGTGCTGGTGAACGGCGGATCCCGCGGTGATGAGGACATGTTGCGTGGCCAAACCCTCGGCGTGGTGGTCGACAGCGGGTTCCGAGAGGAGTTGGCCCAGCTCAGCGATTCCGAACGGGTGTACTTCTCTTTGGGATCCCATGCCTCTGGCATCCTGGAGGCGATTGAGCACTATGACTTCCTCTGA
- a CDS encoding HAD-IIB family hydrolase, whose protein sequence is MTSSDHLDSGATREQRLLLCTDLDRTLLPNGEAPESAGARELFARVVAQPDISLAYVSGRHLALVEESIQLYGLPQPDWILADVGSSVYQRASHGWSLLDPWSRHIAADWQGLMAKDLAVLLSGLPGLNLQPDDRQNTHKLSYFVPLDVDLPALMQAIEIRLNERALVANLIPSVDEQRAIGLLDILPQRASKLHAIEFLLRKQGLGAEQTLFAGDSGNDLSVLTSSLPAVLVANAHPAVVELAAAEVRRNGTADRLYVARGGFLGMNGNYSAGILEGMGHFHAEALRVLR, encoded by the coding sequence ATGACTTCCTCTGATCACCTGGACTCCGGTGCTACACGGGAGCAACGGCTGCTTCTCTGTACGGATCTGGACCGTACCCTGCTTCCCAACGGTGAGGCTCCGGAATCCGCTGGGGCCCGAGAGCTGTTTGCCCGCGTGGTGGCGCAGCCGGACATTTCCCTGGCCTATGTCAGTGGCCGGCACCTGGCGTTGGTGGAAGAGTCAATTCAGCTGTATGGGCTGCCTCAGCCTGACTGGATTCTTGCTGATGTCGGCAGCTCCGTCTATCAACGAGCGAGCCATGGCTGGTCCCTGCTGGACCCCTGGTCCCGGCACATTGCCGCCGATTGGCAGGGGCTCATGGCAAAGGATCTGGCCGTTCTTCTCTCAGGACTCCCGGGCTTGAACTTGCAGCCGGACGATCGGCAGAACACCCATAAGTTGAGTTACTTCGTACCTCTGGATGTTGACCTCCCTGCCTTGATGCAGGCCATTGAGATACGGCTTAACGAACGGGCGCTCGTGGCCAACCTGATCCCCAGCGTCGATGAGCAGAGGGCGATCGGTCTGCTGGACATCCTGCCGCAGCGGGCCAGCAAACTTCACGCGATCGAATTCCTGCTTCGGAAGCAGGGATTGGGCGCTGAACAGACGCTGTTTGCCGGCGACAGTGGCAATGATCTTTCGGTACTGACCAGTTCGCTGCCGGCCGTGCTGGTGGCCAATGCCCATCCTGCCGTGGTCGAGCTGGCTGCTGCGGAGGTCAGGCGGAACGGCACGGCGGATCGTTTGTATGTCGCCAGGGGTGGGTTTCTGGGCATGAACGGCAACTACAGTGCGGGCATCCTGGAAGGGATGGGTCACTTTCACGCCGAAGCCCTCCGGGTGCTGCGCTGA
- a CDS encoding carbohydrate kinase yields the protein MLTRCPITVFGEVLFDCFPDGQEVLGGAPFNVAWHLRGFGLAPCFISRVGTDRRGEAIRSAMTSWGLDPSYLQTDPSCPTGRVAVTFEDGEPHYEIVPGSAYDVIQSEGFSQLPASDLLYHGTLALRHSASAAALAALKARHGGKIFLDVNLRSPWWSPESVLPLVDDADHVKLNAAELALLTSEDLAEANGASLVASMDRFARRHQLETLILTRGALGALVWRDGESVSVGPAACTHVVDTVGAGDGFAAAFLLGLSQQWPLLASLKHARDFAGALVSRRGATIDDPSVYEQFLTSWSSS from the coding sequence ATGCTGACGCGTTGTCCGATCACCGTTTTCGGAGAAGTCCTTTTCGATTGCTTCCCCGACGGCCAGGAGGTCCTTGGTGGCGCCCCGTTCAATGTGGCCTGGCATCTGCGGGGGTTTGGTCTGGCTCCCTGCTTCATCAGCCGAGTTGGCACGGATCGTCGCGGTGAGGCGATTCGGTCCGCCATGACGTCCTGGGGACTGGATCCTTCGTATCTGCAGACAGATCCTTCCTGTCCCACGGGCCGGGTGGCCGTGACCTTCGAGGACGGTGAACCCCACTACGAGATCGTGCCGGGGAGTGCCTACGACGTCATCCAATCCGAGGGCTTCTCGCAGCTGCCAGCCTCCGATCTTCTCTATCACGGCACCTTGGCCCTGCGTCATTCCGCTTCTGCTGCGGCATTGGCAGCCCTCAAGGCTCGTCATGGGGGAAAGATCTTCCTGGACGTGAACCTGCGCAGCCCCTGGTGGTCGCCTGAATCGGTTCTGCCTTTGGTGGATGACGCCGATCACGTCAAGCTCAACGCGGCGGAACTGGCCCTGCTGACGTCGGAGGACTTGGCTGAAGCCAATGGCGCCAGTCTGGTGGCGTCGATGGATCGCTTCGCCCGGCGTCACCAACTCGAGACCCTGATCCTCACCCGTGGTGCCCTGGGAGCTCTGGTCTGGAGGGACGGCGAGAGCGTCTCGGTTGGACCAGCCGCCTGCACCCACGTGGTCGACACGGTCGGGGCGGGGGATGGCTTTGCCGCCGCTTTTCTGCTCGGTCTTAGCCAGCAGTGGCCCCTGCTGGCAAGCCTCAAGCATGCCCGCGACTTCGCTGGGGCGCTGGTATCACGCAGGGGCGCCACGATCGACGACCCAAGCGTTTATGAGCAGTTTCTAACGTCATGGAGTTCAAGCTGA